The Spirosoma foliorum genome has a window encoding:
- the odhB gene encoding 2-oxoglutarate dehydrogenase complex dihydrolipoyllysine-residue succinyltransferase, translating to MAVDMKIPPVGESITEVTVGTWYKKEGDQVKMDDVLCGLDSDKATFELTAEADGILHILAQEGDVLPIGASICTIDNGDGAAAPAPTAEPAKAEAPKPAEQAAPAPAAEPAAAPVSSASSVIEMKVPAVGESVTEVTIASWSKKDGDQVALDEVLCELESDKATFELPAEAAGTLRIMAQAGETLPIGALIAKIEVGAGASAPAATPAPQPAASTPAAETAPSNGQNGYAAHYPSPAAAKILDEKGVSTQQVQGSGVGGRITKEDALKASPAPAQPAAPAAQPTAPKPATPTPAPAPAPVAAGARSQRREKMTSLRRTIARRLVAVKNETAMLTTFNEVDMKAVMDLRNKYKDKFKEKNGVGLGFMSFFTKAVCVALKDFPAVNAQIDGDQMIFNDFCDISIAVSTDRGLVVPVIRNAEQLSFAGIEKEIVRLAGLARDNKLTIDQMTGGTFTITNGGTFGSMLSTPIINAPQSAILGMHNIVERPVVVNGEIVVRPIMYLALSYDHRIIDGKESVSFLVRVKQILEDPSRLLFDM from the coding sequence ATGGCCGTTGACATGAAAATCCCTCCTGTGGGGGAATCCATTACCGAAGTAACTGTTGGCACCTGGTACAAAAAAGAAGGTGATCAGGTAAAAATGGACGATGTTCTTTGTGGACTCGACTCCGACAAGGCTACGTTTGAATTGACGGCCGAAGCGGATGGTATTTTGCATATTCTGGCTCAGGAGGGAGATGTGCTTCCTATTGGTGCCAGTATTTGTACAATTGATAATGGCGATGGCGCAGCTGCTCCTGCCCCAACGGCCGAACCTGCCAAAGCCGAAGCGCCTAAACCTGCTGAACAAGCAGCTCCGGCACCAGCAGCCGAGCCTGCGGCAGCTCCAGTTAGTAGCGCTTCAAGTGTTATTGAAATGAAAGTTCCGGCTGTCGGTGAGTCGGTTACGGAAGTTACGATTGCTTCGTGGAGCAAAAAAGATGGCGATCAAGTCGCGCTCGACGAAGTGTTGTGCGAACTTGAATCCGATAAAGCCACGTTTGAACTCCCTGCCGAAGCTGCCGGAACGCTCCGGATTATGGCACAGGCAGGTGAAACACTTCCAATTGGTGCCTTAATTGCCAAAATTGAAGTGGGTGCAGGCGCTTCAGCCCCAGCCGCTACGCCAGCACCTCAACCTGCAGCGAGTACACCAGCAGCAGAAACGGCTCCATCTAACGGACAGAACGGATACGCAGCTCATTACCCATCACCCGCTGCGGCTAAAATTCTGGACGAAAAAGGTGTTAGTACCCAGCAAGTTCAGGGTAGCGGTGTCGGTGGACGTATTACGAAAGAAGATGCCCTGAAAGCATCGCCAGCTCCAGCACAGCCTGCCGCTCCTGCTGCCCAGCCAACAGCGCCAAAACCTGCTACGCCAACTCCTGCGCCAGCACCAGCTCCTGTTGCCGCCGGTGCTCGCAGTCAGCGTCGCGAGAAAATGACTTCGCTCCGTCGGACTATTGCTCGTCGGTTAGTGGCCGTTAAGAACGAAACAGCCATGCTAACTACCTTCAACGAGGTAGACATGAAGGCCGTTATGGACTTACGGAACAAATACAAAGACAAGTTCAAGGAGAAAAACGGTGTGGGTCTAGGCTTTATGTCGTTCTTCACTAAAGCCGTTTGCGTTGCACTGAAAGATTTCCCAGCGGTAAACGCGCAGATCGATGGCGATCAGATGATTTTCAATGATTTCTGCGATATTTCAATCGCCGTTTCGACCGATCGGGGCTTAGTAGTGCCGGTTATTCGGAATGCCGAGCAGTTGAGTTTTGCCGGAATTGAAAAAGAAATCGTTCGTCTGGCGGGCTTGGCTCGTGACAATAAACTGACCATCGATCAAATGACGGGTGGTACGTTCACAATTACCAACGGGGGTACATTCGGCTCTATGCTGTCGACGCCAATCATCAATGCTCCTCAGTCGGCGATTTTAGGTATGCACAACATTGTTGAGCGCCCTGTAGTTGTGAATGGTGAGATTGTAGTTCGGCCAATTATGTATCTGGCTCTGTCATACGATCACCGCATCATCGACGGGAAAGAGTCGGTTAGCTTCCTGGTTCGCGTGAAGCAAATCCTGGAAGATCCGTCTCGTTTGCTGTTTGATATGTAA